The genomic segment AATAAGAGGAATGATGTCACAGAAATAATGTGCAATGATGTTTGAGCCACAGAAAGTCAACCTTAATATGCAACCTCCATGAATCAGAGCATCAGTGATGCCTACTGAGAAGACAGCAGCCACCAGCAGAGAACAGACCCTGGGGGACATGATGACATTGTAGAGCAGGGGgatgcagatggccacatagcggtcataggccatcgcTGCCAGCATGTAGCActcagaaatgacaaaaatacagaaaaaaaacagcTGAGTCATGCATCCAGAATAGGAGATTGTTCTATCCCTTGCTAAAAATCCTGCCAGCATTTTGGGGGTAATGACGGAAGAATAGCAGAAATCTAAAAATGATAAACTACTGAGGAAatagtacatgggggtgtgaagtTGAGAACTCAACGCAATTATGGAGATCATACCGAGGTTTCCAACTACAGTGACCATATAAATCcccaggaagaggcagaagagagGCAGCTGAAGCCCTGGTTGGTCAGTTAATCCTGAAAGGAGAAAATTGGTCACTTCAGATTGATTTCTTATATCCATTATTCTCCGAGAAATCTGTGAAGATGAATGAGTCCAATTAGAGTCCAATTAGACAGGCAGAATCACTCCTTGTCTTCGGTTCCCCAGAGCCCAGATATTCTACTCATGGAAACACTGAACCCAGGTTATCTTACCTATTGGCACTAAGCCTGCACTTCCATCCATGTGCAGAGACTTTACCCACCAAAAAGTCAGATCTCAGATGAAACAGAGTAAGtaatcatctatctacctatggACTGTAGGAACCATAAGTACATTCTCACATCCTCCCTAGTGTCTCAAATTCCTTtagcaggagttctcatcatggcgcagcggaaatgaatctgactaggaaccatgaggttgcagtttcgatccttggcctcactcagtgggttaaggatctgatgttgctgtgacctgcagtataggtcgcagacgcagctcagatcttgcgttgctgtggctgtggctctggctgtggctgtggcttaggctggcagcaacagcaccagtttgatccctagcctgggaacctccatatgttgcaggtgcgatcctattaaaaaaaaaaaaaaaaagccaaaagacaaaattCCTTTAGCAAAATATAAAACCTTTAGCTTCGGAATTAAAAATAAGTCCAATGCTAAAGAATATTGGGGAGTTTTTCTAAAGCAAATTAGTTGAAAAAGATGCATAAAGAAGAGGTTGTTGGCTGAGAAAATACTTTTGCTAATGAAATAGTTGTCAAGGGCTGGCCATGCCTCCAGGGTTTCCTACAGGGAAGGTATTTATTGTTAAAAATCTTTTATGATTTCCACTTCAAGGTTTCTAAGGGTGTTCAACAGAATATTAATTTTACTGAGTTGTTCATAGGTATACATGAAATAAGTATCTTAGGAATCATATGATTTCAGAGACTCAGAGTTATACAAAATTAAACTAGTTTCTTAACTGAAGGATATTTCAAATTTTCCTAGAAGGCTATATAACAAACTTATTTGAGGATAGATTCTccctttcacttaaaaaatattgtagcacaaatgtggctcagaacATGTTTCAGGGAACTGTATTATCAtctgcgtgtgtttgtgtgtgtgtgtgttctattgTAATCTAATCATAAGCTGATTACTAGGTGGGAAGCatatttttctaatacttcagTAAAGCTGGATATTaacaggaattcctttgtggcacagtgggttaaggatcccacattgtcaaagcagtggctcaggttgctgctgtggcatgggttagatctccatcccgggaatttccacatcccgtgggtgtggtcaaaaagaaaaaaaaattggaagctgGATATTAGTAGAATGGAAGCCCTTTCAAAACCCTCTGGCCAACCTCTGAGCAGAGTCTACCTCTCTCACCAAGGCCATGCAGCGAGACTTAATGCACTACTGCTGTTCCTGCCATTTGGCTTTGTGCAAACAACACAGAATTTGTGTTTCCACTGGAGGCCCCCAAGTAGTGCTTCCTGTCTTCCACCCACACTTCTCCCAGGAGGGGGCAAATGGGACACAAAACTTGGAATTGCCTTGGAATTGTGGGGTCAACCAAGGCCTTATCTCTGAAGAATCAAACCATTTTCCTTTTAGTGTTGGATTGCTCACAGAGCCCTCTCTACAGTTTCATATTTGCCCAGAGATTATGCAGGGTACTGCTCAGACATCTGGTTTTGTACTTTCTCAAACTGCTACCCCAGGATCCACTTTTCTTCCTGGCTCTTCAAGAAgctctttgtggagttcctggcgtggctcagtggttaacaaatccaactaggaaccatgaggttgcgggttcgatccctggccttgctcagtgggttaaggatccggcgttgccgtgagctgtggtgtaggttgcagatgcggctcggatcctgcgttgctgtggctgtggtgtaggttggcagctacagctcccattcgacccctagcctgggaacctccatatgccgagggagcagccctagaaatggcaaaaagacaaaaaaaaaccaaaaaaacacaaaactcttTGTGTCCTCTTGCTGCCAATCCATGACTGCCATATTAGTTCAGGGCACACTTCTTTGGCCTCTTGCATTCCCATGGTTGCAAGAGCCTCCTCCTGATTGCCCTaattagtttaaaacaaaaaagcttctTACGACTGAACAGCTGTTCTCTGAGCAGGTTTCCAGATTCTACAGAACATGTGAATTTTGCATCTGCCTTCTGTcctgagggatggagagaggggaaTTATGTACAAAAGAGGGGCTGTCCAGTTGTCCTTAACTTGTTGCCAAAATACTCTTGAGTCCtctgttcctttcctctcttgCCAATTAACACACACAGGTATAGTCTAGTCACAGAGACAACACAGACAGAAATATGAAAGGAATATCCAAGAAGACCCATTTACTCAGTTTTTTGCCTTTCAAATCTTTTCTTGATGACTTCAAGCTGTTCTGAGTGTCACAAACTCACTAACCGCTCTCCTTACGTATTGTATTTTTCCACCTCTCCCCTGATGCCTACTGGGCTCTGAGTCATAGTAGAAGATCTTCCATCCTGCCCATGCCCTTGTTCTATTTCAACATCTATTCAAGTCAGCTTGGTTTCTCTGTTCTGTCTTCCCTACTTCCCAGACATTCCTCTGCTTTGGGTCCTTGCTACTCAATGACCAACGTCACTAACATCATTTAGGAATTGCTAAAATGCAGTCTTGGGTCCTAAACCACATCGGTTGAGTCGGGATGGGAATTTTAGCAAGATTCCCAAGTGATGTGTGTGCACAGTAAGGTTTGAGAGGCAccattttaggttattttctCCTAGAGATGAAAGcatctttctttgttgttgttttctcctccaaacttctctctgcttcttctctGCCAGAAAGCATTTACGTGGTCATGAAGCACATCCCTGAAAACATCCTCTCTCAAGACTAATCTTCTTGGATAAAGAAAAGAACTGtatgattttacaattttttttttttttgctttacccaaggcatgtggaagttcccaggccagggactgaacctgtgccacagcagaaacctgaGCTGTTGTagtaacaacactgaatcctcaacccgctgtgccacgagggggCTCCAAATCTTTTTTCACTTACATTTAGACTCAGTGGTTCCAAGGTAGTGTAATTAGTGTGATAGGCTTTGTTTATAGGAAggatttttaatacaaattacATCTTAAGCcacataaaaatgaacagagctaACCAGTATCTACTTTGTTTAGCCATCTACTTACTAAAACAGTAAGTTCTACCAGGGCAGGGCTAATATTTTTTACGTTGTATATTTGACTGCCCCCCCCTTTCCCCCAAAATAATCAAGCACACTGACTCAGAGCTATTCAGGTCTTATGTAAATTTTGGAATTCAAAAGCAGTTTAGtgatttaaagtttgtttttaaacatttctgaacATCACATAGTACTATTAAAATTACGAcaattgaaagtattttttcaaaGGTGAAGTCTAGATCAGCGTTGCTCAATAGAAAGATAATGCAGACACACTTGTCATTTATATGTCCTAGaagcccatttttaaaaagcagaaactgtggtatatggaatgactggccaaagggcacctgctgtatagcgcaggggactctgcccaatattctgtgatgatctatatgggaaaagaatctgaaaaagaatggatgtgtctatatgtataactgagtcactttattgtaccgcagaaattatcacattgtaaatcaactatacttgaaacagaaaaaatgaaaaaagccaaaaaaaggcaaaaacagacaGTTGAAGTCAATTTTAATACTATAGTTTATTTAATTTGGTATATACAAAAACTTAgattttctgctgtggcacagtgggttaagaactggacgtcaatgggttcactccctggcgtagtgcagtgggttaaagaatctggcattgctgtagctgcagtgtaggtggcaactttggtttggattcagtccctcacctggaaaacttccatatgctgcaggtgcagccataaaatcaaaaaattaaaaaaatccgtATTTATCACATAAACCTgtaatgatataaaatttttgaggtattttctattcttttttggtATAAATCTTTGAtattaataatgtatatatacttatagcATACTCAAATCACACTACATTTCTAATGCTCAGTGACCACACATGGCTAGTGGCTGAAGTATTGCACAGCACAGGtctagaacatattttttttttctaaatctgacTTAACTGTCAAATCATAATTGCTGCCTTTTAAAGAAGGAAACGGTTAACACAGAGGTGGAAGAAAGAGCACTGAATCATGAGTCAAAATATTTAGTTTCAACATTAACTCTAAGACAGTGTAACATTCAACTCATCAGAGAGTCTTTCTGAGCTTCATgttttaatctgtaaaaataataaatacttcaaaAGATTATCATGCAAATTAAATAGGAAATTTTGTGCATTCTACAgtctgtaaaatatatttctagtaTTATAATTCCTATCTTAATGGCTGATGATTTCCCAGATTGATTCACCCATTGGAGACTAGGGTATTTAGATAAGGTGAGTGGACAATGCACATCTGAGTCTAGGATGGATGTCCGTGGTCCCTTCCCTCTACTCCTGTGGCTCCGTGCCCTGCAAACGTCAGAACCTCTAGCTCCTCTAGCTTGAAGGATGATAAGgagttaatttttaatgaataccTTTGTTTCAATACCTATTCAATACGAACATGATAATTGTGAAACTCACCTTCCTTCTCTGAAACTTGCTTaatatcttttctcttcctgttctcATGTTAGGAGTAAAGACGAGTCAATTGTACCTTCTCATCCTTAAGCTAAGAAGCAGCCGGTTTAAATGAATCTGTGACTCCTATTCTCAGTTCAAGTATTTTATGTCTAGAAATATAAAGACAAGTGTTCCCCAAGGGTTTCTGATCTCTAGGGTTTAGTGGCCTGTAAGAACTGTTGTTGAGCTGCCCTATCACATATTTTTTACATAAGGGAACGTAACCATATAATCTGGTCACATTTCCAGAGCAATGCAAACCGTATAGCGCAATATCAGGAATATATTGAGAACACAATGATGAAGAAATAGAATGGGTGATACAAAATATAATATTctcatagaaattattttaaactctaaGTGGTAAATTTCCagtcacatattttttaaagatgtattatAAAGTTTTTGTTTAGAAGATATAAGAACAATTCAGGGGGGTTCCTGccatagcaggttaagaatccagcattgtctctgcagtgcttAGGGTTGCTGTTgaaacgtgggtttgatccctggcccagtgcagtggcttatggttccagtgttgcagcagctatggcataggctgcagatgcagctcaatttcgatccctggcctgggaacttcttatatgccatggctgcagccaaacaaacaaagaattcaaatactatatacatttatttctactacaaaatatttcaaactacttctttttctttcttaaatttttaaaaattgagataaagttgattcacaatgttgggttagttccaggtgtacagcaaagtgattcagttatatctatgtatatatattctttttcagaatcttttccattataagttattatagaacattgagtagatttccctgtgctatacagtagatccctgttgttgatctattttatacatagtagtgtgtatctgttaatcccaaattcttaaATTATCCTCCCTTTTTCCGCTTTGGTAATaactacaagtttgttttctttttttttggctttttttgggccgctcccacggcatatggaggttctcaggctaggggtcgaatcgaagctgtagccacaggcttacgccagagccacagcaacctacaccacagctcacggcaacgccggatcgttaacccactgagcaagggcagggatcgaacccgcaacctcatggttcctagtcggattccttaaccactgcgccacgacgggaactccctaaaagtttgttttctaagtttgCGAGTCTATTTtgattttgtaaataaggtcatttatatcgtttgtttagattccacatataagtgatatcataagatatttgtctttctctgtctgacttagtgtgataatctctagtccatccatgttgctgcaaatggcattatttcattatttttaatggccaaataatatatatatattgtgccccatttttatccactcatctgttgatggacatttaggttgattccatatcttggctattgtaaatagtgctgctatgaacattgaggtgcatgcatattttcaaattaaaatttttgccttttttggatatatgctcaggagcgGTAAAAATTCATATCCATGTGGTTCATACATATACGTATGCATTTTGAAAAGACTACCATAACAAGATAATTAACATATCAATCACTTCATATAgtgaccattttaaaaaattttacctgTAAATTTCAGCTAtatgattcacacacacacacacacacacacacatacacatacacacacacatataaacatatggCCAGACCCGtcgcatatggaagctcccagggcagggattgaatctgagtcacatctgtgacctacactgtagctgtgcaatgctggattctttacccCACTGCgctaggctggggatggaacctacacctCAGCAGTGAGGCAAGccattgcagtttttttttttttttttggtaatttttatttttttcctttatagttgatactgcagtcatattcttaacacactgtgccacagcaggaactgcggacatatatttttaagtgacaaATGATGCAACTTATAAACTTACTTATTAAGTATTTGGGCCATTTAACATAGAAGGGGCACACTGAAAGAGTCAGTGTTAGTCCCTTCACATCCTTGCAATCTGCAAGGCAAGGTGTTGGCCAACGCCTGCCTCATCTTGACAaattgttgagtgaatgaagCACCATATGTAGTGCTCTATTTGACTTAGGGCACTTGAGAGGCCCAGCAAATCATTGTAAGAAGCAGTAGAAACTGGTGAAATCAGAGACAGAACTGACCGCTATTGTCTATGGTGATAAAGACAGTCTTTAGGAAAGGGTAGATTTTAAACTGAATCTTCAGAAGTGAGGAGAATTCACTTAAGCTGAGAGGATACAAAAGAATATTCAGATGTAGATAAGGTCATTATCATGAGACATATATTTCAATGAGAATACTGTGGTTTTTCTCCAGTCTAGAGACTCATGACCTGAAAAAGAGGTAAGATAGACTAATTTATGGAAGAGGATTTTCATTTACTTAGAAAAATCGCAAaatgagattgattttttttccagatttattgaggtataattgacaaatattgTGTTTACTTAAGGTGTACAAAAGCAATGATTTGATATATGGATGCATTTTGAAAAGATTACCGTTagcaagctaattaacatatcaaTCACTTTATATAgtgaccttttttaaaatttcatctataagataaataaattcctGGGATCTAATGTATTGCATGTGAATCTAGTTCATAATACTGTAATATTTTTACTTGAATTTTGAAGTGATCAACTCTTAACCAAAAGAAATGAGTTTTGAATGATAATAGTTTATGGTATCAGATGAGTAGATATTTGACACAATATTTTTGCTTATCCCTAAAATAAGATATTATGGATAATCATCTATTCTACTTATATATGTTCCAGCAAGGTTAGTGCATAAGGCTTACTGGAGTCAAATCTTCTAAACAAAAAACTTCAAGTGTAGTCCGAATATCTACTACCAGTTTATGAATCATacatattgtgaataatgtttaGTAAAATAAATCTCAGATTGGACAATtttgatctgtgtgtgtgtgggagggggtgtgtgtgcatgtgtgtaattGCCTCACCGTGCAAGCAGTTTGGAAGGAAAAATTGTTTGTAATTTGTTACAACATTATCATGTAGGGTGATATCTGATTgccaaaagcaaatgaaaaaatgtaacCCAAAGACAAGGAGAAATGTTCAAATTATCTCATGTTCCTTTTGTAATGTGGATAAGGCAAAGTTGAATGAGCTAAAACAATGTCTTCATAGTTATGACAGGAGTTCCTACCAGTGTGGAAGGAGATAATCTAGGTGACCGCTCTGTGTTCTAACGCTATTGTTGATTTAAAgtgagctgaggagttcccgtcgtggcgcagtggttaacgaatccgactaggaaccatgaggttgcgggttcggtccctgcccttgctcagtgggttaacgatccagcgttgctgtgagctgtggtgtaggttgcagacgcggctcagatcccgcgttgctgtggctgtggtgtaggctggcagctacagctccgattcaacccctagcctgggaacctccatatgccgcgggagcggcccaagaaatagcaacaacaacaacaacaacaacaaaataaagtgaGCTGAGCCTCTGTACATCACCATTAACATGTTATTTGATTTAGAATAATTATTCCTCATATCAAACCCTTCTCTGAGGGGCCCAGCAAGTCATTGATCCTATATTCTCATACATGTAAGGACATTAATTATTTTCCACAATAGGCATGGTAaagtcttctgaaaaaaaaatccttacaggTATGTGTacctttaagatttttctttaatcattagaCAGAAAAGAATACAGGATTTAGGGTCTTAGGATCAAGTGAAATACCATGTGAAAACTCAGACTGCTTCGAAGATACAAATACAGAAGATTTTATTAACTCTCTACCTTGCCACTCTCCCTTGCTTCCTTGGGGAAACTTCCTACGGTAGAATGAAACATAGTGATAGAGAAGTCACACACAGGAGATCTTTGGTGGTtcaggatccaacgttgtcactgctgtggcttgggtcactgctgtgacatgggttcgatccatggctcaggaaattccacatactgtgggtgcagcccaaaaaaaaattcacccagaGAAGCAAGTATTCAAAGTAAAGACAGAGAACGATTTGTCTgtgatttctctccttcctttctcatttgcCTACATCCAAATACCAAAGTTCAGATGTCATCACAAGGTAGAGGACATTGAAATGTAAAAGCCTGGATGCTGGAGAGGtggttttgggtttttatttttttaattttttagaaacgttttttgtcttttttagggctacatccatggcatatggaagttcgcaggctaggggttgtatctgagctgcagctgctggcctacaccacagccaaagaaacaccagatcagagccgcgtctgtgacctacacaacagctcacagcaaggcttgtgtcctcatggatactagttgggtttgttaccactgagccaccataggaactccaagttgtggggtttttttaattgttatttttaaaaactttttttttttttttttttttttggtctttttgtcttttcaaaggcTGCGCCCgaagtatatggagtttcccaggctaggggtctaatcagagttgtagacGCTGTCCTactcctcagccacagcaacgcaggatctgagccacagctcaaggcaatgccaaatccctaacccactgagcaaggccagggatcgaacctgcaacctcatggttcctagtcagattcattaaccactgagccatgacgggaactcctttaaaaattttttttaacactttcaaAGCTATGATCTTCTGAGGATTTTAGTTGGGGGGGTTTAGGTTTGGAAAGATCCAGAGGACCCATACCTTGCTTCCTCCCAATCCCACTCTATCGTAAGTACTAGGTACAAGCCACCAGGGAGATTCCTGtccccctcccaaccccacccaGCAGTGCAGGGCAGCCCCCAGTGGGTACCCTGGCCTTGTTGCTGCTTCTTTAGCCCCAGGGGACCCAAGATCAGCAGAGTAAAGATGTGTTCTTACATGTGGTCTGCATCGTTTGTTGTATTTTGCTAGATGTTTATCCAATAAGTGCTAATGTGCAGCAACGTCTTATAGCAATTTCTACTCATATTAAACTTGTGGTTTTATATCcctcaaaaactataaaaatgcaaAGGGCAATGGTCCAGAGTCAGATCTCAGTGAGAACATTACACTGTTCTCAGATTTCTACCTCTCTGAGAGCAGATAAAGCTAAACATGACTATCCCAACCCCAAATTTCTGATTATGTGAATCTGGGgttggaaaaagaaattctccaTTTCAATAAGCATTCCAGAGAGGTCCATAATCAAGAAATCCTGGGCTAGAATCTAGCAAAATGCCATCCCTCAGTTCTGTACATCAAAAAGTCTGTCCTGTACAGTCAGTTCTGTACATCAAAAAGTCAGACCTGCATTCAGGAAGGCATCCtgatgaagaaaagaatggagaagcCAAGTGACATGAAAAAGCATCTGAGTAGAAGTTTAGACATAAACCACAGGCATATTCTCTGTAGTTACTCTCTGTCCATAAACACTGCAATTGCCTAAGGCCCAACAGGAGGAAGGGCTTTCATGCTGTGTCTTTCTGTTCAGGAAGATGTCAGGAGTAGCTGTTTCAAGCATATTGGGATCACGATAAAGCCTTGCCTAGAATACATGCCCTTCAGGCAGGATAGAACTACCCAGGTCTCAGGTAGTGAGGTCTGTTAGCCTGTGGTCTCTCGGTCCCAAAGTGAAGAGTATTTCTGGTGGAGTAGAGGAAGGTAGCccctttcactttaaaataaaagaaaacaaatatcctGGCGAGAGTTCCAGAAACAATGTGATCAGACACTTGGCCATGAAATCGCAGCCCAGGGAGACAGAGGCTCAAAGGATAGGCTTGCCTTGAAATTACTCTTTGGATCACAGAGGTACCTAATCAggatgatgagagagagagagacactgatTAAGATGAACaattattccatttttctttttggtctccaGAGTTCCTGGTGTTTAGGAAAAGTTTTAATTGCCCCAGATGGGACTACCTTCAATTATTTACTAGTGAATCTTGCAATTGTGAATGCGCCAATGttatagtttctattttctaAGATACATTCAGGTGGGGAAAGATGTGTACACAATCCCAAGAGGGATCTCAATGTTTAAAATTATCCTTGGATATTTCATGGTTGGTTATCTACCCTAAGACTGACATAATTCCTAATTTTGGTGTACATTTCTCTTATGAACCCTACTAATCTGAAGTCTAGATATCTGCATAGAGTGAATATGTGAGAGGGACTACGTTAAGGTCCATTTCTGCTATTTACAATTGGTGGTGTGGCTATAGCATAAGTAACTCACCTCTCTAACCCAAGGCTTCCTTATTGATAAAATCAATGTAATTGTAACTGTTGTTCTATCTGAAGTTTAAGGCTTGTTGAAAGTCAAATAAGAAATATAcactattattttataaaataaaaagagcttcATATTAATGTTTCTGTTGAGTGTCTTGGGCAAGGAGGGTGTGTAAAGACATAGTGAGGGTTCAACTCTGTGAACCATATAAAATCTTTGATTTCATCTTATTGTTCAAGACGGGTGCCAGTACAATCAGTGAAAATATCCCGTTACACAATGTTTCACACACTTTTGTGTATCAGCATAATGGACAGTTGTGCATttcttaaaatgataattttaaagattattttaattgcTCATGCTAGGGCTGTGTATAATACAAACATATTGATGGCAACCATGTAGAACATGTGTGCATATAAACAGAAGCTAGGAAGTAACACGCGGAAAGAAATTAATTGCTGTGGTAGGGTAGTATgattcatagatttttttctaaatattctttcatgtgttcttttctttttcagttttgactttcttttctcttaaatagTAATTTTAAGGCCTTtccttaaagagagagagagaaaaaggagctccctggtggctgagatctggcatagCAACTACTGTGGCCTGGGTCagtgttgtggtgcaggttcgagccctggccctggtgcttccacgtgctgcaggcatggccaaaacaccaaaccaaaataaaacaaaaactagcaTTAATAACTGTCTAGGActagagttcccatagtggctcagcaggaatgaatccaactagtatccatgaggatgaggattcagtctttggccttgctcagtgggttaaggatctggcgttgccatgagctatggtgtgggtcacagacgcagcttggatctcatatttctctggctgtggtgtaggccggcagctgtatctcctattagatccctagcctgggaacttccatatgcctctggtgcggccctaaaaagcaaaggaaagaaaacctgtctaggagttcccatggtggctcagccagttaagtgTCCCTCctcacagtgtccatgaggatgtaggttttatccctggcctccctcagtggattaagtatctggtgttgctgcaggtggaggtgtaggtcacagatgcagctcagatccagtgttgctgtgattatggtgtaggccggcagctgcagctccaattcaatcctgacccaggaacttccatatgctgcaggtgtggcc from the Sus scrofa isolate TJ Tabasco breed Duroc chromosome 9, Sscrofa11.1, whole genome shotgun sequence genome contains:
- the LOC100524947 gene encoding olfactory receptor 8D4 produces the protein MDIRNQSEVTNFLLSGLTDQPGLQLPLFCLFLGIYMVTVVGNLGMISIIALSSQLHTPMYYFLSSLSFLDFCYSSVITPKMLAGFLARDRTISYSGCMTQLFFFCIFVISECYMLAAMAYDRYVAICIPLLYNVIMSPRVCSLLVAAVFSVGITDALIHGGCILRLTFCGSNIIAHYFCDIIPLIKLSCSSTYIDELLVFAIGGFNMVATSLTIIISYAFILSSILCIHSKAGRSKAFSTCSSHLTAVLIFYGSLMSMYLKPASSSSLTQEKVSSVFYTNVIPMLNPLIYSLRNKEVKNALMKLLRRKISSK